In Cucurbita pepo subsp. pepo cultivar mu-cu-16 chromosome LG10, ASM280686v2, whole genome shotgun sequence, the DNA window ACAATATATACAGGAATAAACTATGCTTCTGGAGCTGCTGGCATCTTGGATGAAACTGGGTTCTTATTTGTAagtaatgaattaattttcttatttaattaaatatggaaactattttttaaaattcaaatattaattttttaatcttagtATATACttgtaaaattatattattattattataattttagttcttttaagtcgttttaatttgaattacattttttaaatcttcgAGACTATACTATTAAAGAATTGTTCGGACCAGgtcaaaatatttgaagtgaGTTGGTCGGGTCATAGCCAACTCAACCCATAcaactttcatttatttcaactcGACCCAATTCAGCTCGTACGAGCTGGGTTGGGTTGTTCGGGATTTTTGAGTCATTGAATCTTTTGAATACCCGACGTGAATTTAGGCTAATATTAGCGTATTTGTATGAACAGTTGGGGAGGATTCCACTAAGGGAGCAAGTGAAGCATTTTAAGGAGAGCAGAGATTACATAGTGAAAGTAAAGGGAGAGAATGAAACAATGAAGCTTTTGAAGGAAGCAATTTTCTCTTTAACATTTGGATCTAATGATATCATCAACTATTTCCAATCCTCCATTCCATTTTTCGGATCAAATAAGGTCGCCCCGAGCGATTACTTGGATCATATGATCTCTAATTTAACGATACACCTTAAGGTACGATAAAATAAGAACAGTTCAAGATTCTTTATTGATCGAGTTGGTAGCAAATCACCCAAATGGGTCGTCTTTTAATACGAGTTTCGGCTTGTGTATCTCGATATTTGATTCGGAAATTTACGATCGATGAAGGAACTGCACGAGCTGGGAGCGCGGAAGTTCGTGGTGGTTGGAGTTGGACCCCTTGGATGCATTCCATTTGTAAGGGCAGTGCAGCTTGTAAGAGGTGAGAAATGCTCTGAAGAAGTGAATGAAGTGATTGAAGCTTACAATGTTAGGCTAAGTGGATTGGTGGGTGAATTGAATCAAGAGTTTGGTCCCAAAACCATGTTTGTCTATGCCAATTCCTACGCTGTCTTCATGAAGATTATTGTCAATTATCAACAATATGGTTAGCTTTCGATCTCCGTcttttactcgggtttttaTTTCGAGTTGAAAATTGCAGGTTTATATCTAGTTAAATAGGGCGAGTTATTGTTTTAGTGATTTTGAGTTCGGTTTCATCCGAGTCTCTATAtaggggaggagaacaaaacattttttttataagggtgtggaaacctctccctaacaggaagctcgaaagggaaaggccAAAGATGAAAAATTCTCGTAAAATGTTCGGATTGACCTTTAAGTACGAGTTTTAAGATTGAAGTGAACGATAAAGTGTTCgtgaaatatttgttttgaaaacGTGATAG includes these proteins:
- the LOC111804447 gene encoding GDSL esterase/lipase At5g41890, producing the protein MTFSKYSYIMMFVVFSINFFPGLCFTTFVFGDSLVDAGNNDYIFTLSKADSPPYGIDFKPSGGQPTGRFTNGRTISDIIGEYLGAESFPPPFLAPNTESDTIYTGINYASGAAGILDETGFLFLGRIPLREQVKHFKESRDYIVKVKGENETMKLLKEAIFSLTFGSNDIINYFQSSIPFFGSNKVAPSDYLDHMISNLTIHLKELHELGARKFVVVGVGPLGCIPFVRAVQLVRGEKCSEEVNEVIEAYNVRLSGLVGELNQEFGPKTMFVYANSYAVFMKIIVNYQQYGFVNAKQPCCGAYFPPFICYNKGQSQDQNRSSSSFLCDDRSKYVFWDAYHPTEAANIIIAKELLDGDETISAPINIRQLHAYRF